The Clostridia bacterium genome contains a region encoding:
- the fmt gene encoding methionyl-tRNA formyltransferase yields the protein MKIVFMGTPSFAVAPLVNLSQHHEILAVVTPLDKIGNRNKITPCPVKQKANELDIPVLQYSSVSKFGIEEISSLNPDVIITCAFGQMLSKEFLSIAKYGVLNVHASLLPKYRGAAPINWALINGETHTGVTIMRTILALDAGDVILSSKIAISKDDNFGSLSAKLSVLSSRLIVNALDLIVQNDITSIPQNNSLATKCGKITKSLELIDWSKPSYQIVNLVRGLSPTPSAYTFLQGRRVKIIECEQIAQIGKDQAGKVIELRKDRIVVACGKGYVGLKVIQLEGNKAVTAKDFINGRKVSLGMVFGNE from the coding sequence ATGAAGATTGTATTTATGGGCACGCCGTCCTTCGCCGTTGCCCCGCTAGTTAACCTTAGTCAACATCACGAAATATTAGCCGTAGTAACGCCGTTAGATAAAATAGGCAATCGCAATAAAATTACGCCTTGTCCGGTAAAACAAAAGGCAAACGAGCTAGATATTCCAGTTTTACAATATAGTAGCGTAAGTAAATTTGGTATTGAAGAAATTTCTTCGCTTAACCCCGATGTCATAATCACTTGCGCCTTTGGACAAATGCTTAGCAAGGAATTTTTAAGCATAGCAAAATATGGCGTGCTAAATGTTCACGCTTCGTTACTACCTAAATATAGGGGAGCAGCTCCCATTAATTGGGCGTTAATCAATGGCGAAACGCATACAGGCGTTACAATAATGCGTACTATTCTTGCTCTTGATGCAGGCGACGTAATATTAAGTAGCAAAATAGCAATTTCAAAAGACGACAATTTTGGCAGTTTAAGCGCAAAATTAAGCGTGCTTTCTAGCCGTTTAATTGTAAATGCCCTAGATTTAATTGTGCAAAACGATATTACTTCTATACCGCAAAACAATTCGCTTGCGACTAAGTGCGGTAAAATAACTAAGTCGCTTGAACTTATCGATTGGAGCAAACCAAGTTATCAAATTGTAAATTTAGTTAGAGGACTCTCTCCTACGCCTTCGGCATACACTTTTTTGCAAGGTAGACGAGTAAAAATAATAGAATGCGAGCAAATCGCTCAAATAGGCAAAGACCAAGCGGGCAAAGTAATCGAACTACGAAAGGATAGAATAGTCGTGGCTTGTGGCAAAGGGTATGTTGGACTTAAAGTTATACAATTAGAGGGAAATAAGGCTGTAACCGCAAAAGACTTTATCAACGGAAGAAAAGTTAGTTTGGGTATGGTATTTGGCAATGAATAA
- the def gene encoding peptide deformylase: protein MARRNILKSPDPILRKISKPVVNFDQHLGELLDDLHETLLHADGLGLAAVQVGVLKRVYIVEIDDKRYEVVNPCLVSYSGKSVDNEGCLSVAECRGVVERPQNIVLEYFDRFGVKQTVTAENYTARAFLHELDHLDGILFIDKMQKRISND from the coding sequence ATGGCAAGAAGAAATATTTTAAAGAGTCCAGACCCAATTTTAAGAAAAATTAGCAAACCCGTAGTCAATTTCGACCAACATCTAGGCGAATTACTTGACGATTTGCACGAAACTTTGCTTCACGCCGACGGATTAGGGCTTGCGGCAGTTCAAGTTGGCGTGCTTAAAAGAGTATATATAGTAGAAATTGACGATAAACGTTACGAAGTTGTCAATCCTTGTTTGGTTTCTTACTCGGGTAAGTCGGTAGACAACGAAGGTTGCCTGTCCGTCGCCGAATGTCGAGGGGTTGTCGAGCGTCCTCAAAACATTGTTTTAGAGTACTTCGACCGCTTTGGAGTAAAGCAAACCGTAACGGCGGAAAACTATACCGCAAGAGCTTTTCTGCACGAGTTAGACCATCTTGACGGCATATTATTTATTGACAAAATGCAAAAACGCATAAGCAACGATTAA
- the priA gene encoding primosomal protein N', giving the protein MIYEVIVDISSSNVDKVFDYYGEDFFCVGQRVLVPFANKQIEGFIVGKKEHTDVPDNKLKSLLLPLDEYVALSPEMLSLASYLQYKYHLRLIDALRLFIPSQMRGGKVKEVFSKTASISTNYTSQQILIELGKKAKKQVELINYLVEVGSQDTITLNKMFGVALNALTKKGYIDISFTPRQRTPYKSLSQTKQAHILTTDQQNAYDTIMSNLSDPYLLFGVTGSGKTEVYLRVIEQVIASGKTAIMLVPEISLTPNMLRLFRSRFGENVAILHSGLSVGERFDEWQRLKRGQARIAVGARSAIFAPLQNLGVIIIDEQHDSSYISQSNPRYDTQVVAEFRAKYNNCCLVLGSATPSLDTFYYATKGKYKLINMPSRINERPLPKVELVDMSLEMRMGNNALFSVTLKNELDECLAKGNQAMLFVNRRGYSSFLMCPKCGYVAKCKDCDVALTYHKEDNQLKCHYCKNRYKVLDVCPVCKNNKLRQGRMGTEQVVAYLKTLYPEVEVLRMDFDTTQTKESHVRILDAFSLRKAQILVGTQMIAKGHDFPYVTLVGILDGDQSLYHSDYLSSEKTYQLLTQVSGRSGRDKQVGKVVLQTYTPKHYCLQLAKDQDYLAFYKKEINLREATNFPPFTEVIRILYTSPTSQKCVDLLNKHYAVIENIKESYPNDFLFLQRMRCPLQRIENKHRYQILIKLSADSADQILQQIYQATDIQDKEVSVFCERNPQNLS; this is encoded by the coding sequence ATGATATACGAAGTCATTGTAGATATTTCAAGTAGCAACGTAGATAAAGTTTTCGATTATTATGGCGAAGACTTTTTTTGCGTGGGACAACGTGTGCTTGTGCCTTTTGCAAATAAGCAAATCGAAGGGTTTATCGTTGGCAAAAAAGAACATACCGACGTACCCGATAATAAGCTTAAATCGCTATTGTTACCGCTTGACGAATATGTGGCGTTAAGTCCCGAGATGCTCTCGCTTGCAAGCTACCTACAATATAAATATCACTTGCGACTAATCGATGCGTTGAGGCTGTTTATCCCTTCTCAAATGCGTGGAGGCAAAGTTAAAGAAGTTTTTAGCAAAACAGCCAGTATCTCAACAAATTACACCAGTCAGCAAATTCTTATAGAACTAGGTAAAAAAGCAAAAAAACAAGTAGAATTAATAAACTATTTAGTAGAAGTTGGCAGTCAAGATACAATAACGCTTAACAAAATGTTTGGCGTTGCTTTAAACGCTCTTACAAAAAAAGGCTACATAGATATTTCTTTTACTCCTCGTCAAAGAACGCCTTACAAGTCTTTAAGTCAAACAAAACAAGCGCATATTTTAACTACCGACCAACAAAATGCTTACGATACAATAATGTCAAATTTAAGCGACCCATATCTTCTTTTTGGAGTTACGGGTAGCGGTAAGACCGAAGTATATTTAAGAGTAATAGAACAAGTTATAGCTAGCGGTAAAACGGCTATTATGTTAGTGCCGGAGATATCTTTAACGCCCAATATGCTTAGACTATTTAGGTCTAGGTTTGGCGAAAATGTAGCTATACTACATAGCGGACTATCGGTCGGCGAACGCTTTGACGAATGGCAAAGGCTTAAACGAGGGCAGGCTCGCATTGCCGTTGGGGCAAGAAGCGCTATTTTTGCTCCTTTACAAAATTTAGGCGTTATTATTATTGACGAACAACACGATTCTAGCTATATTAGTCAATCTAACCCACGTTATGATACCCAAGTAGTAGCCGAATTTAGAGCCAAATACAACAACTGTTGCCTTGTGCTAGGTAGCGCAACGCCAAGTTTAGATACGTTTTATTACGCTACAAAGGGCAAATATAAATTGATAAATATGCCTAGTCGCATAAACGAACGACCTTTGCCCAAGGTAGAGCTTGTAGATATGTCGCTAGAAATGCGAATGGGCAACAACGCTTTGTTTTCGGTTACCTTAAAAAATGAGCTTGACGAATGTTTGGCTAAGGGCAACCAAGCAATGCTGTTTGTCAACCGTAGAGGGTATTCGAGTTTCTTAATGTGTCCCAAATGCGGTTATGTAGCTAAGTGTAAAGATTGCGACGTAGCCTTAACTTACCACAAAGAAGACAACCAGCTTAAATGTCATTATTGTAAAAATAGATATAAAGTTTTGGACGTTTGCCCCGTATGCAAAAATAATAAACTACGGCAGGGCAGAATGGGCACAGAACAAGTCGTCGCCTATTTAAAGACGCTTTATCCCGAAGTAGAAGTCTTGCGTATGGATTTTGACACCACTCAAACCAAAGAGTCCCACGTTCGTATTCTCGACGCTTTTTCACTTCGCAAGGCGCAAATACTTGTAGGCACTCAAATGATAGCCAAAGGACACGACTTTCCCTATGTAACTCTTGTAGGTATTCTTGACGGCGACCAAAGTTTGTATCACAGCGATTATTTAAGTAGCGAAAAGACTTACCAATTACTAACCCAAGTTAGCGGTAGAAGCGGACGAGATAAGCAAGTAGGCAAGGTAGTGTTACAAACTTATACCCCAAAGCACTATTGTTTGCAACTTGCCAAAGACCAAGATTACTTAGCTTTTTATAAAAAAGAAATAAATCTTAGAGAAGCGACAAATTTCCCACCCTTTACCGAAGTTATAAGAATATTATATACTAGCCCAACAAGTCAAAAGTGCGTAGACCTACTCAATAAGCATTACGCAGTAATTGAGAATATTAAAGAAAGTTACCCAAATGATTTTTTATTTTTGCAACGAATGAGATGTCCTTTGCAAAGAATAGAGAATAAGCACCGATATCAAATTTTAATTAAGTTGTCGGCTGATAGCGCAGACCAAATACTACAACAAATTTACCAAGCTACCGATATTCAAGATAAGGAGGTTTCAGTATTTTGCGAGAGAAATCCGCAAAATTTAAGTTAA
- the coaBC gene encoding bifunctional phosphopantothenoylcysteine decarboxylase/phosphopantothenate--cysteine ligase CoaBC: MLKGKTVVVGVSGGIAVYKACELVSRLKKADANVIVVMTAHATEFVSPLTFESLSGNRVITDLFGQNEWEIEHISLANKANCFVIAPATANIIGKIARGIADDFLSTTILATKCPIIVAPAMNCNMYQNPAFEENLLTLTKRGMTIVEATCGRLACGDVGVGRLADIDIIFNAIVDVLMPKRDYLGKKVLVTAGATIEKVDAVRFITNFSSGKMGVSLANSAINRGAEVTLILGRHSCELPKNCKIINVDTTQQMYEAVMQELEHADIIIKSAAPSDYRVENYQETKHKENVLTLNLVKNVDIAKAVGKIKGDKKLVIFSAETNDLVANATAKLINKSADLVVANDVTKLGAGFNCDTNIVTLIDKSSQTELPCMSKIDLADIILDKIINLK, translated from the coding sequence GTGCTTAAAGGTAAGACCGTAGTAGTAGGCGTTTCGGGCGGAATAGCCGTTTATAAGGCTTGCGAGCTTGTAAGCAGACTTAAAAAAGCCGACGCAAATGTTATTGTCGTTATGACTGCCCACGCAACAGAATTTGTTTCGCCCCTAACTTTCGAGAGTTTGTCGGGCAACCGAGTAATCACCGATTTGTTCGGTCAAAACGAATGGGAGATTGAACATATTTCGCTTGCAAACAAAGCTAATTGTTTTGTAATTGCTCCTGCGACGGCAAATATTATCGGTAAAATTGCTCGTGGCATAGCCGACGACTTTTTGTCTACCACTATTCTTGCAACTAAATGTCCTATTATAGTAGCGCCTGCAATGAATTGCAATATGTACCAAAATCCCGCTTTTGAAGAAAATCTTCTAACGCTTACAAAGCGTGGTATGACTATCGTCGAAGCTACTTGCGGTAGATTAGCTTGTGGCGACGTAGGCGTAGGTAGACTTGCCGACATTGACATTATTTTTAACGCTATTGTCGACGTTTTAATGCCTAAACGAGATTACTTAGGTAAAAAAGTCTTAGTTACGGCTGGCGCTACTATCGAAAAAGTAGACGCCGTTCGTTTTATAACCAATTTTTCTTCGGGCAAAATGGGCGTAAGCTTAGCAAATTCGGCAATTAATAGGGGGGCTGAGGTCACTTTAATATTAGGTAGACATTCTTGCGAACTTCCAAAGAATTGCAAAATTATTAACGTTGACACTACTCAACAAATGTACGAAGCTGTTATGCAAGAGCTCGAACACGCCGACATTATCATTAAATCGGCAGCCCCAAGCGATTACAGGGTAGAAAATTACCAAGAAACAAAACATAAAGAGAACGTTTTAACGCTCAACCTAGTTAAAAATGTAGATATAGCAAAAGCCGTCGGCAAAATTAAAGGCGACAAAAAACTCGTAATTTTTTCTGCCGAAACAAACGACTTAGTCGCTAACGCCACCGCAAAACTGATTAATAAGTCAGCCGACCTAGTAGTAGCTAACGATGTTACTAAACTAGGCGCAGGTTTTAACTGTGATACCAACATAGTTACTTTAATCGATAAATCTTCTCAAACCGAACTTCCTTGTATGAGTAAAATTGACCTTGCCGATATTATATTAGACAAAATAATCAATCTTAAATGA
- the rpoZ gene encoding DNA-directed RNA polymerase subunit omega yields MITKPPIDDLTKIAGNKYVLCCSTSKRAKKLNEKLSKETVTTNAKAITIASEELASGKTVIVKED; encoded by the coding sequence ATGATTACAAAACCACCTATTGACGATTTAACCAAGATTGCAGGCAACAAATATGTTCTTTGCTGTTCGACTTCTAAAAGAGCTAAGAAATTGAACGAAAAATTATCAAAAGAAACCGTAACCACAAACGCTAAGGCGATTACAATCGCTTCGGAAGAACTTGCTTCGGGCAAGACAGTTATAGTTAAGGAAGATTAA
- a CDS encoding YicC/YloC family endoribonuclease, whose amino-acid sequence MNSMTGFGKSRIERQGKEISVEIKSVNHRYLDINIKMPRIFNAYEDLVRKTVSNSVSRGHLDIFINYIDRDTSNKQVVVDFALAEEVIDKTNQLAKQFGLKNDFQLNALVKTPDILTYIVKEEEENDLNQLLIECVNNALCALNKMRLDEGTKLTTIMKERLAEISKCKDSISFVAPQVAKEYAEKLSIRLTEALNGVDIDKARLVNEIAFFVDRSNIDEELDRLTSHIHQCGKFLSSDIAIGRKLDFLIQEMNREANTICSKCNNLAVTRSGVDLKNEIEKLREQCQNIE is encoded by the coding sequence ATGAATAGTATGACAGGGTTCGGCAAAAGCCGAATTGAAAGACAAGGTAAAGAAATATCCGTCGAGATTAAGTCGGTAAATCACCGTTATCTTGATATTAATATCAAAATGCCCCGCATTTTTAACGCTTACGAAGACTTAGTTAGAAAGACCGTATCAAACAGCGTTTCAAGAGGGCATCTCGATATATTTATTAATTATATTGACCGAGATACAAGCAACAAGCAAGTCGTAGTTGACTTTGCCCTTGCGGAAGAAGTAATTGATAAGACAAATCAACTTGCCAAACAATTTGGGCTAAAAAACGACTTTCAGCTTAACGCCTTAGTTAAAACTCCCGATATACTCACTTATATTGTCAAGGAAGAAGAGGAAAACGACTTAAATCAACTTTTAATCGAATGTGTAAACAACGCTCTTTGCGCTCTTAACAAAATGCGTCTTGACGAAGGTACGAAACTTACGACAATTATGAAAGAACGCTTAGCCGAGATATCTAAGTGCAAAGATAGTATTAGCTTTGTCGCTCCCCAGGTCGCCAAAGAATACGCCGAAAAACTTTCTATAAGACTTACCGAAGCATTAAACGGCGTAGATATAGACAAAGCAAGGTTAGTCAACGAAATCGCTTTTTTTGTAGACCGTAGCAATATTGACGAAGAACTCGACAGGCTTACTAGTCATATTCACCAATGCGGTAAATTTTTGTCTAGCGATATAGCAATCGGGCGCAAACTTGACTTTTTAATACAAGAAATGAACCGAGAGGCTAACACAATTTGCAGTAAATGTAACAACTTAGCCGTAACTCGTAGTGGCGTAGACCTCAAAAATGAGATTGAAAAGTTAAGAGAACAATGCCAAAATATCGAATAA
- the ligA gene encoding NAD-dependent DNA ligase LigA: MMQQIIDQLNKWAYEYYCLDQPSVPDSTYDALYDKLVKLEKESGIVLPCSPTLKVGGEPLLKFEQYVHPNRLYSLDKAQTYLAIEDWTTKVEKAVGKVTYTVELKYDGLSVSAIYNNGLLQTVATRGNGKVGENITAQARCVRTLPLTIGYKEQTTFIGEAIMKLSSLANYNKLFPNQQLKNARNGAAGALRNLDPKVSMQRNLDIIMYALGNEVASVNSQVELVAFLQKNLFKTNDVFKTAKNYQEILEIIKRIEVERDNYDFLIDGIVIKVDDFEKRKVLGYTDKFPRWAIAFKFEAEEVATTLIDCVWQVGRTGKLTPLAILSPVELCGATIKRATLNNFDDIRRKKLSKNSLVLIRRSNDVIPEVLSILEENENSTKIELIKNCPSCNSELKSIGAHIFCQNHLNCSAQIIARLTHYASKSATDIVGLSGKTAEQLSQVLNIRQASQLYKLTSNDLANLEGFKQKRIDNLLSAIEQSKKVQLANFIYALGIDNIGIVSARQLAKRYGSVEALSHATREELMRLDEVGEIVAEGVAQFFEDEFNINEVAELARLGIAPTYKENAVGIFSGKKMLITGVLTNYTREQAQKLIEQNGGEIATSVSKSVDILIVGEQAGSKLAKAQQLNIQIMTEDEFIKLLS; the protein is encoded by the coding sequence ATGATGCAACAAATAATCGACCAACTTAATAAATGGGCTTACGAATACTATTGTCTTGACCAACCAAGCGTTCCCGACAGTACTTACGATGCCCTCTACGACAAATTAGTCAAACTTGAAAAAGAAAGCGGTATTGTTTTGCCTTGTTCGCCTACGCTTAAAGTAGGCGGTGAGCCTCTCTTGAAGTTTGAGCAGTACGTTCACCCTAATAGACTGTATAGTCTTGACAAAGCGCAAACTTATTTAGCTATTGAGGACTGGACTACTAAGGTTGAAAAAGCCGTAGGCAAGGTTACTTATACGGTCGAACTTAAATATGACGGGCTGTCGGTTTCGGCAATTTATAATAATGGTCTACTTCAAACCGTCGCTACACGGGGCAACGGCAAAGTGGGCGAAAATATCACCGCCCAAGCTAGGTGCGTACGCACTTTACCGCTTACAATAGGGTACAAAGAGCAAACTACTTTTATCGGCGAAGCTATTATGAAATTATCTTCGCTTGCTAACTATAATAAACTTTTTCCTAATCAGCAACTTAAAAATGCTCGTAACGGAGCTGCCGGGGCGTTAAGAAATCTTGACCCTAAGGTGTCTATGCAACGCAATCTTGACATAATTATGTATGCGCTCGGCAACGAAGTCGCAAGCGTTAATTCCCAAGTCGAGTTGGTTGCATTTTTACAAAAAAATCTTTTTAAAACAAATGATGTTTTTAAAACAGCAAAAAATTATCAAGAAATATTAGAAATTATTAAGCGAATAGAAGTTGAAAGAGATAACTACGACTTTCTTATTGACGGCATAGTAATCAAGGTAGACGACTTTGAAAAAAGAAAAGTTCTAGGTTATACCGATAAATTCCCTCGTTGGGCTATCGCTTTCAAGTTTGAGGCGGAAGAAGTCGCCACAACTTTGATTGATTGCGTTTGGCAAGTTGGCCGTACCGGCAAACTTACACCGCTTGCCATACTCTCGCCCGTTGAGTTATGCGGTGCGACTATTAAAAGGGCTACTCTTAATAATTTTGACGATATAAGACGAAAAAAGCTGTCGAAAAATAGTCTTGTGCTTATTCGCCGTAGCAATGATGTTATCCCCGAAGTGTTAAGTATATTAGAAGAGAATGAAAATTCTACAAAAATTGAATTGATTAAAAATTGTCCGTCTTGTAACAGCGAACTTAAATCAATAGGGGCGCATATATTTTGTCAAAATCACTTAAACTGCTCGGCTCAAATTATAGCTAGGCTAACTCACTACGCAAGTAAATCAGCAACCGATATCGTAGGGCTTTCCGGCAAGACCGCCGAACAACTATCCCAAGTATTAAATATAAGACAAGCAAGTCAGCTCTATAAATTAACTTCAAATGACCTTGCAAACCTAGAAGGCTTTAAACAAAAGCGAATAGACAACTTACTTAGCGCAATAGAGCAAAGTAAAAAAGTTCAACTTGCCAACTTTATTTATGCGCTAGGCATAGATAATATCGGCATAGTTTCGGCAAGACAACTTGCAAAGCGTTACGGTAGCGTAGAAGCGTTAAGCCACGCAACTAGGGAAGAACTTATGCGGTTAGACGAAGTCGGCGAGATTGTAGCCGAGGGAGTAGCCCAATTTTTTGAAGACGAATTTAACATAAACGAAGTTGCCGAGCTTGCTAGGTTAGGCATAGCTCCAACCTATAAAGAAAACGCAGTAGGCATCTTTTCAGGCAAAAAAATGCTTATTACCGGCGTTTTGACAAATTACACAAGAGAACAAGCCCAAAAGTTGATTGAGCAAAACGGCGGAGAGATTGCAACTAGCGTTTCTAAGTCGGTAGATATCCTAATAGTAGGCGAACAGGCAGGTAGCAAGCTTGCAAAAGCTCAACAGCTAAATATACAAATAATGACAGAAGACGAATTTATCAAGTTGCTCTCTTAA
- a CDS encoding UvrD-helicase domain-containing protein, whose protein sequence is MNEQQLNSAQQRAVDCIEGAVLVLAGAGSGKTKVLTYRIANMIARGISPYEILAITFTNKASNEMKARLNDMVGSKGLTVCTIHSLAVRILRNEAELLGYHSNFSIYDEQDTATLLKSIFSQKNIDDDKLKKEIVNNINMAKTYNLTVEEASEIVTTDSELFAYVYEKYLQQLKKSNAFDFDGLLNNCLYLFENFPQTLEKYQERFKYISIDEFQDTNKVQYNIIKLLSKKYGNLFVVGDDDQSIYGWRGAEIDNILNFNQDFPSANVFTLEQNYRSTKKILQVANEIISKNEQRHKKELFTEHEAGVKVEQFSANEEGQEARYVVEQMLALIRFNKYNYSDFAILMRVNALSRNFEQECLKYNLPFKVFGGFKFFDRKEIKDLLAYLKIVNNIYDNSALLRIINTPKRGIGLATINKVTQQANSYGISILQFLADERNLEFLGSTTSHKLVDFYALYEDLVKLQQNNSLLDFVKKAISRTQYKQTLTQSEEDAERALNIDELISSVEQFCQENGQEATLAEYLQSVSIMADNGEVDQDNFVTISTIHSAKGLEFKVVFVVGLDNGIFPLSRASYSNKEMQEERRLAYVAVTRAKERLYLTRSQSRFVYGSRSFCSASPFYKEVSDLITPPPTPSYDNEGVPTYTPRTRQVTPKLNIDPSIYTVSEVVVHSTFGKGIILSIDSGNAIVAFDTVGKKNLSLKYAPLTKA, encoded by the coding sequence ATGAATGAACAACAGCTTAACAGCGCTCAACAGCGGGCAGTAGATTGTATAGAAGGCGCAGTATTAGTACTTGCAGGCGCAGGTAGCGGAAAAACAAAAGTGCTTACTTATCGTATAGCAAATATGATAGCTCGTGGTATATCGCCTTACGAGATACTTGCTATTACGTTTACAAATAAAGCGTCAAATGAAATGAAGGCTAGACTTAACGATATGGTAGGTTCAAAAGGGCTTACCGTTTGCACAATTCACTCGCTTGCGGTTAGAATATTGCGTAACGAAGCCGAATTGTTAGGCTACCACAGTAATTTTAGTATTTATGACGAACAAGATACGGCAACTCTGCTTAAAAGTATTTTTAGCCAAAAAAATATCGATGACGATAAACTAAAAAAAGAAATAGTTAATAATATCAATATGGCAAAAACTTACAATTTAACGGTAGAAGAAGCAAGCGAGATTGTTACAACCGATAGCGAATTGTTCGCCTACGTTTACGAAAAATATCTTCAACAACTTAAAAAAAGCAACGCTTTCGACTTTGACGGACTTCTTAACAACTGTTTATACTTATTTGAAAATTTTCCGCAAACGCTAGAAAAGTATCAAGAAAGATTTAAATATATCAGTATCGACGAATTTCAGGACACTAATAAGGTTCAATATAACATTATTAAGTTACTTAGCAAAAAATATGGCAATTTGTTTGTAGTTGGCGACGACGACCAGTCAATATATGGTTGGAGAGGGGCGGAAATTGACAATATTCTTAATTTTAACCAAGATTTTCCCTCGGCTAACGTCTTTACGTTAGAGCAAAACTACCGTAGCACCAAAAAAATACTTCAAGTTGCTAACGAAATAATTAGCAAGAACGAGCAACGCCATAAAAAGGAACTTTTTACCGAACACGAAGCCGGAGTAAAAGTCGAACAATTCTCGGCAAACGAAGAAGGGCAAGAAGCTAGATACGTTGTCGAACAAATGTTAGCGTTAATTAGATTTAATAAATATAATTATAGCGACTTTGCAATTCTTATGAGGGTTAACGCATTAAGCCGTAACTTTGAGCAAGAGTGCTTAAAGTATAATTTACCGTTTAAAGTTTTTGGCGGGTTTAAATTCTTTGACCGCAAAGAAATTAAAGACTTATTAGCTTATCTTAAAATTGTCAATAATATATATGATAATTCGGCTTTGCTACGTATAATCAACACGCCTAAACGTGGAATAGGGCTTGCGACTATTAATAAAGTAACTCAACAAGCAAATAGTTATGGCATATCCATATTGCAATTTTTAGCCGACGAACGCAATCTTGAATTTTTGGGTTCGACAACAAGCCACAAATTAGTTGATTTTTATGCTCTTTATGAAGATTTAGTTAAGTTGCAACAAAATAATAGCTTATTAGATTTTGTTAAAAAGGCCATTTCTCGCACGCAATATAAGCAAACTTTAACTCAAAGCGAAGAAGACGCCGAACGAGCATTAAATATTGACGAACTTATTTCTTCCGTCGAGCAATTTTGCCAAGAAAACGGGCAAGAAGCCACTCTTGCGGAATATTTGCAGTCGGTTTCTATTATGGCGGACAACGGCGAAGTTGACCAAGATAACTTTGTGACAATTTCTACAATCCACTCGGCTAAGGGACTAGAATTTAAGGTTGTTTTTGTTGTCGGGCTTGATAATGGTATTTTCCCGCTTTCAAGGGCAAGTTATTCTAACAAAGAAATGCAAGAAGAACGCCGTCTTGCCTACGTTGCCGTAACAAGGGCAAAAGAAAGGTTGTATTTAACTAGGTCACAATCTCGTTTTGTGTATGGTAGCCGTAGCTTTTGTTCGGCTTCGCCATTTTATAAGGAAGTAAGCGACCTTATTACGCCACCGCCTACGCCTAGTTACGATAATGAAGGCGTGCCCACTTACACTCCTCGCACTAGACAAGTTACCCCCAAGCTCAACATTGACCCTAGCATTTATACCGTAAGCGAAGTGGTAGTTCACTCTACTTTTGGCAAAGGAATAATTCTTTCAATCGACAGCGGTAACGCAATCGTCGCCTTTGACACCGTAGGCAAAAAGAATTTATCTCTTAAATACGCTCCGTTAACTAAGGCTTAA
- the rpsU gene encoding 30S ribosomal protein S21, whose translation MSTIRVGETETLDSALRRFKRKCARDGIIGDLRRKEHYEKPSVRRKKKAEAARKRNAKG comes from the coding sequence ATGTCAACAATAAGAGTAGGAGAAACAGAGACCCTTGACTCAGCGCTACGTCGTTTCAAACGCAAATGCGCAAGAGATGGTATCATTGGCGATCTTCGTCGCAAAGAACACTACGAAAAACCAAGTGTTCGCCGTAAAAAGAAGGCGGAAGCCGCAAGAAAGCGTAACGCTAAGGGCTAG
- a CDS encoding HIT family protein, with translation MCIFCKIINGEIPSKKIYENDYVYAFLDIAKDTVGHTLVIPKKHCENILDCPEQYLCETIKAVKLISNHYIDDCGYEGVDIFNANNACAEQTVFHLHFHIIPRKVGDNLKAWNFIDKFDMNLDEICQKLKLY, from the coding sequence ATGTGTATATTTTGTAAAATAATCAATGGTGAAATTCCCAGTAAAAAAATTTATGAAAACGACTATGTCTACGCATTTTTAGATATCGCCAAAGATACCGTCGGGCATACTCTTGTAATTCCTAAAAAACATTGCGAAAATATCCTTGATTGCCCCGAACAATATCTATGCGAAACGATTAAGGCTGTAAAACTTATCAGCAATCACTATATAGACGACTGCGGTTACGAGGGCGTTGATATTTTTAACGCAAACAACGCTTGCGCCGAACAGACTGTATTTCATTTACATTTTCATATTATTCCTCGCAAAGTTGGCGACAACCTTAAAGCCTGGAACTTTATTGACAAATTTGATATGAATTTGGACGAAATTTGCCAAAAATTAAAACTTTATTAA